The Methanomethylovorans hollandica DSM 15978 genome includes a region encoding these proteins:
- a CDS encoding pirin family protein: protein MSQLREIKKIVSGQRAVDGAGVRLVRVLGYNDTKDFDPFLMLDAFDSTNPDDYTKGFPWHPHRGIETITYLIKGDIEHGDSLGNRGSILDGDCQWMTAGSGIIHQEMPKASDRLLGAQLWLNLPAKDKMTDPGYGDIKCENIPVIEENGNRIHIVAGEYLGTRGAFEGKYVKATYLDVEVAAGHEWSFSNDPHDTLFIYIFAGQAIFDPAKNIDNPDDLIDEKQAVLFSDGNQFWIKAADKGIRFLLLSARPLKEPIAWGGPIVMNTKEELNLAFQELDSNQFIKK, encoded by the coding sequence ATGAGTCAATTAAGAGAAATTAAAAAAATCGTAAGTGGTCAGAGAGCCGTTGATGGTGCAGGAGTCAGGTTGGTCCGTGTCCTTGGTTATAATGATACGAAGGACTTTGATCCCTTTCTGATGCTTGATGCCTTTGATTCTACGAACCCGGATGATTATACAAAAGGATTCCCCTGGCATCCACATCGTGGTATTGAGACGATCACCTATCTTATTAAGGGCGATATCGAGCATGGTGACAGTCTGGGTAATCGTGGCAGCATTCTCGATGGCGACTGCCAGTGGATGACTGCAGGATCTGGAATTATACATCAGGAGATGCCGAAAGCTAGCGACCGCCTGCTTGGCGCTCAGCTGTGGTTGAATCTTCCTGCCAAAGACAAAATGACCGATCCCGGTTACGGTGACATTAAATGTGAAAACATTCCTGTCATTGAGGAAAACGGCAATAGAATCCATATAGTTGCCGGTGAATATCTGGGTACAAGAGGGGCTTTCGAAGGAAAATATGTCAAAGCTACCTACTTGGATGTTGAAGTTGCAGCTGGTCACGAATGGTCCTTCTCAAACGATCCTCACGACACTCTGTTTATATATATTTTTGCAGGCCAAGCTATTTTTGACCCTGCCAAAAATATAGATAATCCTGATGATCTGATCGACGAAAAGCAAGCTGTTCTCTTCAGTGATGGCAACCAGTTCTGGATCAAAGCCGCAGATAAGGGTATCCGCTTCCTGCTCCTGTCCGCCAGGCCGTTAAAAGAACCGATTGCCTGGGGCGGTCCCATCGTCATGAACACGAAAGAAGAACTGAACCTGGCTTTCCAGGAATTAGACTCCAACCAGTTCATTAAGAAATAG
- a CDS encoding DUF5652 family protein — MHYWELQCVSDILHALGASGFMAHFIVLILWDLLCKGIGLWKAARSENKYGFFAIQGTDEFTTKWGHCQKIKILKLQSLK, encoded by the coding sequence ATGCATTATTGGGAGCTTCAATGTGTTAGTGACATCCTGCATGCGCTGGGAGCCTCAGGATTCATGGCCCATTTCATTGTATTAATATTATGGGATCTTCTTTGTAAAGGGATTGGACTGTGGAAAGCTGCAAGGAGCGAAAATAAATATGGGTTCTTTGCCATACAGGGTACAGACGAATTTACGACAAAATGGGGACACTGCCAAAAGATAAAAATTCTGAAACTGCAATCTCTTAAATAA
- a CDS encoding right-handed parallel beta-helix repeat-containing protein, with product MVIPVLLKFLVFIISLSISGCVSPSDQPVDTVTNINVPTGPIAYVDTDGNANYNCDGVNDHVEINKALEYINSIGGGTVYLKGPNTYWIDGTLKMGSNTVLAGDSSACIKLIPNADWGDYVPLITNMEDANKNFTIKGFIIDGNSENQSVPRGSGYYDMIYFHKCTDITVTNMRLRWGTSDGLIVRNYFHDIPSNIVFANNSVYKLGHEALYTLGLNGVTVANNNVFTRTNTAFRLSSSGHAKIYNNIIHSEIQDWSTGPGIEIDKSDGYESENIEIYRNRIHTLNGAAIWIFGEDTDNVVRGKDVYIHHNIIYDVGQYDKFTGYSNAAIVIGQFNNTVIENNVIHNGGHAGIKYYQYPNTASMNESFTTIVRNNVILGSNKNNDRGLWNTDEINHTFISNNNCIYNVDLNYDGDGIIHKDDIYVDPLFADMAKRDYHLRSAAGRWSGNSWISDSVTSPLIDAGYPASGFSREPEPNGGRINIGRYGNTNEASKSPSR from the coding sequence ATGGTAATTCCTGTATTATTGAAATTCCTGGTCTTTATCATAAGCCTATCAATTTCAGGGTGTGTTTCACCTAGTGACCAGCCTGTTGATACTGTCACAAATATCAATGTGCCAACGGGACCCATTGCATACGTAGATACAGACGGAAATGCAAATTATAACTGTGATGGAGTAAATGACCATGTGGAAATCAACAAAGCACTTGAATATATCAATAGTATTGGCGGTGGAACTGTATACCTGAAGGGGCCAAATACATACTGGATAGATGGTACCCTGAAGATGGGATCAAACACCGTCCTTGCAGGAGATTCCAGTGCCTGTATCAAGCTCATACCAAATGCCGATTGGGGCGACTATGTGCCTTTGATCACCAACATGGAAGATGCAAATAAGAATTTTACAATCAAAGGATTCATAATAGATGGAAATAGTGAGAACCAGTCCGTTCCCCGGGGTTCAGGATACTATGACATGATCTATTTCCACAAATGTACTGACATAACTGTCACAAACATGCGTTTGCGATGGGGCACAAGTGATGGCCTGATTGTTAGGAACTACTTCCATGATATTCCTTCTAATATCGTTTTCGCGAATAATTCAGTATATAAGCTTGGACATGAAGCCTTGTATACCCTGGGACTTAATGGAGTTACAGTAGCTAACAACAATGTGTTCACGAGGACTAACACCGCCTTCAGACTATCAAGTTCAGGCCACGCTAAGATCTACAATAACATCATCCATTCAGAGATACAGGACTGGTCAACCGGACCAGGCATCGAGATCGACAAGAGTGATGGATACGAATCCGAGAATATAGAAATATACAGAAATCGGATCCACACCCTTAATGGTGCTGCTATCTGGATATTTGGAGAGGACACTGATAATGTAGTACGTGGCAAGGATGTGTACATACATCACAATATTATATATGATGTTGGCCAATACGATAAGTTTACCGGCTACAGCAACGCAGCGATCGTGATAGGACAGTTCAATAATACAGTAATAGAGAACAACGTCATTCATAATGGAGGCCATGCAGGAATTAAATACTACCAATACCCGAACACAGCCAGCATGAATGAATCGTTCACGACCATTGTCAGGAACAATGTTATATTGGGCTCTAATAAAAACAATGACAGGGGATTGTGGAACACTGATGAAATAAATCACACGTTCATATCAAATAACAACTGCATATACAATGTGGACCTGAACTATGATGGGGACGGTATAATCCACAAAGATGATATATATGTTGATCCACTGTTCGCCGACATGGCAAAACGTGATTACCATCTGAGAAGTGCTGCAGGCCGTTGGTCCGGCAATTCATGGATAAGTGATTCTGTAACAAGCCCGCTTATAGATGCTGGATATCCCGCATCGGGCTTCAGCCGGGAACCAGAACCCAACGGTGGTAGAATAAACATAGGCAGATATGGCAATACTAATGAAGCTTCCAAGAGCCCTTCGAGATAA
- the coaBC gene encoding bifunctional phosphopantothenoylcysteine decarboxylase/phosphopantothenate--cysteine ligase CoaBC, with amino-acid sequence MQIMRDHPTLWIKGNTSASLKGKTIVLAVTGSIAAVRTVELARELIRRGADVYAVMSEAASWILNPMALHYATGHEVMTRITGAVEHVEFCGMSGKADLLLIAPATANTIGKIASGIDDTPVTTFATTAIGSNIPVMIVPAMHEAMYNHPAVAENIEMIKCWGVGFIGPDIKEGIAKIASNEDIVLQVERQLGSKELAGRRLLITSGSTAEPIDPIRILTNRASGKTGVELALEAYRRCAEVTIVHRNRIGCAGIKEIYAESASQMTEAVLEELAYGCDILISAAAIADYTLNSADTKIKSGGELTLHLKPVAKLINKARDEYPDLLIAGFKAETGTSLDELLERAMHTLETSKLNMIVANEVGSRGIGTDDNEVYILTPEDTGYIHIIGSKRVIASALLDELSHLLISRK; translated from the coding sequence ATGCAAATCATGCGTGATCATCCCACACTTTGGATAAAGGGCAATACTTCAGCTTCTCTCAAAGGCAAAACAATAGTACTTGCAGTGACCGGTAGCATCGCAGCCGTACGCACTGTGGAGCTTGCCCGTGAATTGATCCGCAGAGGTGCTGATGTATATGCTGTCATGAGCGAGGCTGCCTCATGGATACTTAATCCTATGGCTCTGCACTATGCTACCGGCCATGAAGTGATGACCCGGATTACCGGAGCTGTAGAACATGTGGAATTCTGCGGTATGAGCGGTAAAGCTGACCTGTTGCTCATAGCCCCCGCAACAGCCAACACCATTGGAAAAATAGCATCGGGAATAGATGATACGCCTGTTACGACATTCGCCACTACGGCCATTGGATCAAATATACCTGTAATGATAGTGCCTGCTATGCATGAAGCTATGTATAACCATCCAGCAGTGGCTGAAAATATAGAGATGATCAAATGTTGGGGCGTAGGGTTCATTGGACCTGACATAAAGGAAGGCATTGCCAAAATAGCCTCTAATGAAGACATAGTACTGCAGGTGGAAAGACAATTAGGCAGCAAAGAGCTTGCCGGCAGAAGACTTCTCATAACCAGTGGTTCCACAGCAGAACCCATTGATCCGATCCGAATACTTACCAACAGAGCATCGGGAAAGACAGGAGTAGAACTTGCTCTGGAAGCTTATCGGCGTTGTGCGGAAGTGACCATAGTACACCGCAACAGAATAGGATGTGCAGGTATCAAGGAGATATATGCTGAAAGCGCCTCTCAGATGACAGAAGCCGTTCTTGAAGAACTTGCCTACGGTTGTGATATACTAATCAGTGCTGCAGCGATAGCTGATTATACCCTTAACTCGGCAGATACGAAAATAAAATCAGGCGGGGAACTTACCCTGCACCTGAAACCGGTGGCCAAGCTTATAAACAAAGCAAGGGACGAATATCCTGACTTGCTCATTGCAGGCTTCAAAGCTGAAACAGGAACCAGTTTGGACGAGCTTCTTGAAAGAGCAATGCACACCCTTGAAACTTCAAAGCTCAATATGATAGTTGCAAACGAGGTAGGAAGCAGGGGTATCGGTACAGATGACAATGAAGTATATATCCTTACTCCAGAAGATACCGGCTACATCCACATAATAGGATCAAAAAGAGTGATAGCTTCTGCATTGCTGGATGAACTGAGCCACTTGCTAATATCAAGGAAGTAA
- a CDS encoding pantoate kinase: MQERKWSAKAFAPAHITGFFCIHDHEDKRKKGSTGCGIVLDRGAVTTATYTEELEDTLIFLNGKQVDGNTTRTVVNMLTDIPLLVESVTNMPIGCGFGASGAGALSTAYAVNDVLSLNLTSSEIIETAHVAEVVNRSGLGDVIAQSYGGVVIRTAPGAPQYGDVDWIPAAGKEVLCLALGELGTSSIISDPDLAWRINSMGKGSMKRLMKSPTFETFMQCSQDFAFGTGLASNIVTDIIEAVGSAGGIASQAMLGESVFVTVGPDRREAVIEALSEFGEPSAYYLNNCRAGLL, translated from the coding sequence ATGCAAGAAAGAAAATGGTCTGCGAAGGCTTTCGCTCCTGCACATATAACCGGCTTTTTTTGTATACACGACCATGAGGACAAGCGCAAAAAAGGGTCCACAGGTTGTGGCATTGTCCTTGACAGGGGGGCAGTCACCACTGCGACCTACACAGAAGAGCTTGAAGATACCCTGATATTCCTTAACGGCAAGCAGGTAGACGGCAACACTACGAGGACTGTTGTGAACATGCTTACAGATATACCCCTGCTCGTGGAAAGCGTGACGAACATGCCTATTGGATGCGGGTTTGGAGCATCTGGTGCCGGTGCCCTCAGTACGGCTTATGCAGTGAACGATGTATTATCACTAAACCTTACATCATCCGAAATAATTGAAACTGCACATGTGGCAGAGGTTGTAAACAGGAGTGGTCTTGGCGATGTGATAGCACAATCCTATGGAGGAGTTGTTATCCGTACCGCGCCAGGAGCACCGCAATACGGAGATGTGGACTGGATCCCTGCCGCAGGAAAAGAAGTGCTCTGTCTGGCACTTGGAGAGCTCGGCACAAGTTCTATCATATCAGACCCTGATCTTGCCTGGCGCATAAATTCGATGGGAAAAGGTTCAATGAAAAGGCTCATGAAATCACCTACTTTTGAGACTTTCATGCAATGCTCCCAGGATTTTGCCTTCGGTACAGGACTGGCATCCAATATAGTAACAGATATAATAGAAGCTGTAGGATCTGCAGGGGGCATAGCTTCCCAGGCTATGCTGGGTGAATCTGTTTTTGTAACGGTGGGCCCTGATAGAAGAGAAGCGGTGATAGAAGCACTCTCCGAATTTGGGGAGCCTTCAGCATATTATCTCAACAACTGCAGAGCAGGTCTTTTGTGA
- a CDS encoding 4-phosphopantoate--beta-alanine ligase yields the protein MTHIPEDHPRYASLITREKIVEGVQVGITSQQGLVAQGRGEAFDYLIGERTIESAVIAERVAVAYLLTAERPVISINGNTAALVPGSLVSLADVSEAEMEVNLFHRSDARVHRIIEHLKAHGAGNVLGAKGDARLDLSHDRAIVDQEGIYGADVVLVPLEDGDRCQKLVEMGKVVIAVDLNPLSRTSLSATVTIVDNVTRALENMVYFTKEMKKDNKEQLRGIIDSYDNRKVLADAMYAIQENLKNQAAREGIEWI from the coding sequence GTGACACATATCCCTGAAGATCATCCAAGATATGCATCCCTGATAACCAGGGAAAAGATAGTAGAAGGTGTACAGGTAGGTATCACCAGCCAGCAAGGTCTTGTGGCACAGGGCAGGGGCGAAGCCTTTGATTATCTTATCGGTGAACGCACAATAGAGTCTGCTGTAATAGCAGAACGTGTGGCAGTAGCTTATTTGCTCACTGCTGAAAGACCGGTGATATCCATTAATGGGAACACTGCTGCCCTTGTACCAGGCAGCCTGGTGTCGCTGGCAGATGTATCAGAAGCAGAAATGGAAGTGAATCTGTTCCACCGCAGTGACGCGAGGGTCCACAGGATAATCGAACATCTGAAGGCACACGGAGCAGGAAATGTACTTGGTGCAAAAGGTGATGCACGACTTGACCTATCACATGACAGGGCTATAGTCGATCAGGAAGGTATATACGGAGCAGACGTGGTACTCGTACCTCTGGAAGATGGAGACAGGTGCCAGAAACTGGTGGAAATGGGCAAGGTGGTCATAGCTGTGGACCTGAACCCTCTGTCCAGAACTTCCCTGTCTGCAACTGTGACGATCGTCGATAACGTGACCAGAGCATTAGAGAACATGGTCTATTTCACAAAGGAAATGAAAAAGGATAATAAAGAACAACTCCGGGGGATCATTGATTCGTACGACAACCGGAAAGTGCTTGCTGATGCAATGTATGCCATCCAGGAAAATCTTAAGAACCAGGCTGCTCGCGAGGGAATCGAATGGATCTGA
- a CDS encoding HD domain-containing protein, which produces MDLIDQTREYVSEVLADEPSSHDMHHIERVEKVCMRIREKEGGDEQVLRLAALLHDVGIVKEHQEGGDHAQYSAEIAQEFLTVADADKDLIEHVTACIRSHRFSRRLEAQTLEAKILQDADRIDALGAVGIFRSLVSMGALRVLRLSIGTIKETSMNAYNDEPLEGFYEYMEKKPFKILERLNTGTARKIAEERLKIMHAYLDALKEETCYIE; this is translated from the coding sequence ATGGATCTGATTGATCAGACTAGAGAATACGTATCAGAAGTACTCGCAGATGAGCCTAGTAGTCATGACATGCATCACATCGAGCGCGTAGAGAAGGTATGTATGCGCATAAGGGAAAAAGAAGGCGGTGATGAACAGGTGCTGCGCCTTGCTGCACTGCTTCATGATGTGGGTATTGTGAAAGAGCATCAGGAGGGAGGAGACCACGCGCAGTACAGTGCTGAGATAGCACAGGAATTCCTCACTGTCGCTGATGCTGATAAAGATCTTATAGAACATGTGACGGCTTGTATCCGGTCACACCGGTTCAGCCGCAGGCTTGAGGCTCAAACACTGGAAGCAAAGATATTGCAGGATGCTGATAGAATAGATGCACTTGGTGCTGTTGGCATTTTCAGATCTCTGGTTTCCATGGGTGCTTTGCGTGTCCTGAGGTTAAGCATCGGAACTATTAAGGAAACTTCGATGAACGCTTATAATGATGAACCTCTTGAAGGTTTCTATGAGTATATGGAAAAGAAGCCTTTCAAAATACTGGAAAGACTTAACACTGGCACTGCCAGAAAAATAGCAGAAGAGAGGCTAAAGATTATGCATGCATATCTTGATGCTCTAAAAGAAGAGACCTGCTACATCGAGTGA
- a CDS encoding amidohydrolase family protein, with the protein MADMIITNGHILTMEPGKEREFSKGMVVIDEGIITEVREKTQETADIIVDAQGGIVMPGLVNTHTHAAMTLFRGYADDLPLSQWLQQHIWPAEAKLTDNDIYNGTLLACLEMIKSGTTCFNDMYFHMDETAKAVEKAGIRAALSYGMIEFGNKDKADAELKEGSRFVQRWHGKADGRITAMYGPHAPNTCSREFLQRVKDKAREDGVKVHIHVLETETELKEMKEKYGMCSIHMLNNIDFFDSDVIAAHCVWLSDGDIKILAEKGVNISHNPVSNMKLASGIAPVEKLLKSGANVCLGTDGCASNNNLDMFEEMKIAALLQKVSTMDPTALPAKEVLKMATVNGAKALGINAGMIRKGALADIIIVDRNKAHMRPFYDAASHLVYSANGQDVMTSIVNGKLLMQDYEVLCMDEMKIIEQASVAAEDLIQRVNE; encoded by the coding sequence ATGGCTGACATGATCATAACGAACGGGCATATCCTTACAATGGAGCCCGGCAAGGAACGCGAGTTCAGTAAAGGAATGGTGGTTATAGATGAAGGCATCATCACGGAAGTCAGAGAAAAAACGCAGGAGACTGCAGATATTATAGTGGATGCACAGGGAGGCATTGTTATGCCTGGTCTTGTGAACACACACACTCATGCTGCAATGACACTTTTCAGAGGATATGCAGATGATCTGCCCCTTTCCCAGTGGCTTCAGCAGCACATCTGGCCTGCAGAAGCAAAACTTACTGATAATGATATATATAATGGGACTCTGCTTGCATGCCTTGAGATGATCAAAAGCGGCACCACTTGCTTCAATGATATGTACTTCCATATGGATGAAACGGCAAAAGCGGTAGAAAAAGCCGGAATAAGGGCTGCTCTGTCCTATGGAATGATAGAGTTTGGAAATAAGGATAAAGCAGATGCGGAATTGAAGGAGGGAAGCAGGTTCGTGCAGAGGTGGCATGGCAAGGCAGATGGCAGGATCACAGCAATGTATGGACCACATGCACCTAATACCTGTTCCAGGGAATTCCTTCAAAGAGTTAAGGATAAAGCGAGAGAGGATGGTGTGAAGGTACATATCCATGTGCTGGAAACAGAGACTGAACTAAAAGAGATGAAAGAGAAGTATGGCATGTGCTCCATACACATGCTGAATAACATTGACTTCTTTGATAGCGATGTTATCGCCGCTCACTGTGTGTGGCTGTCTGATGGAGATATTAAGATACTGGCAGAGAAGGGAGTCAATATATCCCATAATCCTGTGAGCAACATGAAGCTTGCATCCGGCATTGCACCTGTGGAGAAGCTTCTGAAAAGTGGAGCAAACGTGTGCCTGGGAACCGATGGATGCGCCTCTAACAATAACCTGGATATGTTTGAGGAAATGAAAATAGCAGCATTACTGCAGAAGGTCAGCACCATGGACCCTACGGCACTACCTGCAAAAGAAGTGCTGAAAATGGCAACTGTCAACGGTGCCAAAGCACTGGGGATCAATGCAGGTATGATAAGAAAAGGAGCACTTGCAGATATAATAATAGTTGACAGGAACAAAGCCCATATGAGACCATTCTATGATGCTGCCTCTCATTTGGTATACAGTGCCAACGGGCAAGATGTGATGACAAGCATTGTCAATGGCAAATTACTAATGCAGGATTATGAAGTGCTTTGTATGGATGAGATGAAAATAATAGAGCAGGCAAGTGTGGCTGCAGAGGATCTTATACAAAGAGTAAATGAATAA
- a CDS encoding adenosylhomocysteinase — translation MHKKELIEYGDQKIEWARAHMPVLEIIRKSFEKEKPLEGRRIAMALHVEAKTAVLVETLAVGGAEVAITGCNPLSTQDDVSAALCTRDNISSCAKYECSNEEYYAAMDKVLAIEPDITIDDGADLIFKLHTERQELLPNILGGCEETTTGIHRLKAMEKDGALKMPVMAVNDAMTKFMFDNRYGTGQSSWDGIMRTTNLLVAGKNVVVGGYGWCGKGVAMRAKGLGANVIVTEIDPIRALEAKMDGNLVMPMKEAAKIGDIFVTTTGNRDIITREHFEVIKDGAILSNSGHFNVEIDLENLEDMAKGVRTVRKNIKEYDLGSRKVYVLADGRLVNLAAGDGHPAEVMDMSFANQALCVRHIAENKLANGVHAVPKEIDMHVAELKLMSMGVAIDSLSEAQCEYMCGWKSGT, via the coding sequence ATGCACAAAAAAGAACTTATAGAATACGGCGATCAGAAAATAGAATGGGCTCGTGCTCATATGCCGGTGTTGGAAATAATAAGAAAGAGTTTCGAGAAAGAAAAACCTCTGGAAGGACGTAGGATCGCAATGGCCCTGCATGTGGAGGCAAAGACTGCAGTGCTTGTGGAAACACTGGCTGTAGGGGGTGCAGAAGTAGCGATCACAGGATGCAACCCTTTAAGCACGCAGGATGATGTATCTGCTGCGCTGTGCACACGAGACAATATCAGCTCATGTGCAAAATATGAATGCAGCAATGAAGAATATTATGCTGCGATGGATAAAGTACTCGCAATAGAACCTGATATTACAATAGATGATGGTGCAGATCTCATATTCAAGCTGCACACAGAAAGACAGGAATTGCTACCCAATATACTGGGAGGATGCGAGGAAACCACTACAGGCATACACAGGCTGAAAGCTATGGAAAAAGACGGAGCCTTGAAAATGCCGGTTATGGCTGTCAACGATGCTATGACAAAGTTCATGTTCGACAACAGATATGGGACCGGACAATCATCCTGGGATGGGATAATGCGGACCACGAACCTGCTGGTGGCAGGCAAGAACGTTGTTGTAGGAGGCTACGGATGGTGCGGCAAGGGAGTTGCCATGCGTGCAAAAGGCCTTGGAGCTAATGTGATAGTCACAGAGATAGACCCGATACGCGCCCTTGAGGCAAAGATGGATGGCAATCTGGTGATGCCCATGAAAGAAGCGGCAAAGATAGGTGATATCTTTGTGACGACTACAGGGAACCGTGATATCATAACCAGGGAACATTTTGAAGTAATAAAGGACGGGGCTATCCTTTCCAACTCGGGCCATTTCAATGTTGAGATCGACCTGGAGAATCTGGAGGATATGGCAAAAGGCGTGCGTACTGTGCGCAAGAACATAAAAGAATATGATCTTGGCAGCAGGAAAGTGTATGTACTTGCAGATGGCAGACTGGTGAACCTGGCTGCAGGCGATGGACATCCTGCCGAAGTAATGGATATGAGCTTTGCTAACCAGGCCCTCTGTGTGAGACACATAGCAGAGAATAAGCTTGCCAACGGAGTACATGCTGTACCCAAAGAGATCGATATGCATGTAGCCGAACTGAAACTCATGTCAATGGGGGTCGCTATCGACTCACTGAGCGAGGCACAATGCGAATACATGTGTGGATGGAAGTCTGGAACTTAA
- a CDS encoding DNA-directed RNA polymerase subunit H produces MNKFNLLDNELIPKHEILGEDELKSVLKRYKIEREQFPKIKINDPVVQEIGASVGDVVKITRNSQTAGQALYYRLVIE; encoded by the coding sequence TTGAATAAGTTCAACCTGCTCGACAATGAACTGATCCCAAAACATGAGATATTGGGTGAGGATGAGTTGAAATCTGTTCTAAAACGCTACAAGATAGAGAGAGAACAATTCCCAAAGATAAAAATCAATGATCCTGTAGTGCAAGAAATTGGCGCATCGGTCGGAGATGTTGTTAAGATAACCAGGAATAGCCAGACGGCCGGACAGGCACTTTATTACAGACTTGTAATAGAGTGA
- a CDS encoding DNA-directed RNA polymerase subunit B'', producing the protein MSEAYFTRDKIVQHHIDSYNKFLESGLQNIINEQGIIETDIEDVYIKLGNIRVEKPVVKEADGAIEKLYPNEGRLRNLSYSAPIFLQMSVVQGEEESEPVEAKIGQLPVMIKSSICNLVELNEKEMIDYGEDPLDPGGYFIVNGTERVVMTLEDLAPNKILTEYGERYGDMIEVAKVFSQRRGYRALVVVERGRKSLLEVSFPSISGRINFITLMRALGVETDQDLVNTVSSDPEIMKFMLENLEEAEVATTREAIEKIGTRVAAGQARDYQMKRANYVMDRYLLPHLGNEPKDRFAKAYFIGRMAESCFELALGKRSEDDKDHYSNKRLKLTGDLMEDLFRVAFNRLARDVKYQLERANMRNRELNVVTLVRADVLTDRLQHPLATGNWVGGRTGVSQLLDRTDYISTLSHLRRVISPLSRAQPHFEARDLHPTQWGRLCPSETPEGPNCGLVKNFAQMVELSTGIDDKSVLKKVLLDLEVKPNIPHHLLEKVVEYDTELEEYTEEFDTIPHEEEKPDLGYTDYSDMDDGMGGFADD; encoded by the coding sequence GTGTCAGAGGCATATTTTACCAGGGACAAAATAGTTCAGCACCATATCGACTCTTATAATAAATTCCTTGAAAGTGGTCTACAGAATATTATTAACGAACAAGGAATAATTGAGACCGATATAGAAGACGTATATATTAAACTAGGGAACATCAGAGTGGAGAAGCCTGTAGTAAAAGAAGCGGATGGAGCTATTGAAAAGTTATATCCGAACGAAGGAAGATTGCGCAATCTTTCCTATTCAGCTCCCATATTCCTGCAGATGAGCGTAGTGCAGGGGGAAGAAGAATCTGAACCTGTGGAAGCAAAGATCGGGCAATTACCCGTAATGATAAAATCCTCAATATGCAACCTTGTGGAACTCAATGAAAAAGAAATGATAGATTATGGCGAGGACCCACTTGATCCCGGAGGATATTTCATAGTGAACGGTACCGAAAGGGTTGTTATGACCCTTGAAGACCTCGCCCCTAACAAAATACTGACGGAGTATGGCGAGAGATATGGCGACATGATAGAAGTTGCCAAGGTATTCTCCCAAAGAAGAGGCTATAGAGCTCTCGTAGTAGTGGAAAGAGGACGCAAATCCCTACTGGAAGTATCTTTCCCATCGATATCAGGCCGCATCAATTTTATAACTTTAATGAGAGCATTGGGAGTGGAAACTGACCAGGATCTTGTAAATACAGTGTCAAGCGACCCTGAGATCATGAAATTCATGCTCGAAAACTTGGAAGAGGCAGAAGTAGCCACTACCCGTGAAGCCATTGAAAAGATAGGCACAAGGGTTGCGGCAGGTCAGGCCCGTGATTACCAGATGAAACGTGCAAACTATGTAATGGATAGATATTTGCTGCCTCACCTTGGAAATGAACCTAAGGACAGGTTCGCAAAGGCATATTTCATTGGAAGGATGGCTGAATCCTGCTTTGAACTTGCCCTTGGGAAGCGTTCCGAAGATGATAAGGACCACTATTCCAACAAAAGGCTAAAGCTGACAGGTGATCTGATGGAAGACCTTTTCAGAGTAGCGTTCAATCGCCTGGCCAGAGATGTAAAATACCAGCTGGAAAGAGCTAATATGAGGAACCGTGAGTTGAACGTGGTAACCCTTGTCAGGGCCGATGTACTTACTGACAGATTACAACATCCTCTTGCAACAGGTAACTGGGTGGGGGGCAGAACAGGTGTGTCCCAGCTTTTGGACAGAACAGATTATATTTCAACCCTTTCACACCTCAGACGTGTGATCTCCCCTCTCTCAAGAGCACAACCTCACTTTGAGGCTCGTGATTTGCATCCCACACAATGGGGAAGATTATGCCCATCTGAAACTCCGGAAGGACCTAACTGTGGACTAGTTAAGAATTTTGCCCAAATGGTAGAATTATCTACTGGTATTGATGATAAAAGCGTTCTTAAGAAAGTACTTCTCGATCTGGAAGTAAAACCAAATATCCCACATCATCTACTGGAAAAAGTGGTGGAATATGACACAGAACTTGAAGAGTATACTGAAGAATTTGATACAATTCCACATGAGGAAGAGAAGCCTGATTTAGGATATACCGACTATTCAGATATGGATGATGGAATGGGAGGCTTTGCAGATGACTGA